Proteins co-encoded in one Chaetodon auriga isolate fChaAug3 chromosome 9, fChaAug3.hap1, whole genome shotgun sequence genomic window:
- the stx5a gene encoding syntaxin-5a isoform X2 yields MTCRDRTLEFQSACKSLQGRPNGVQPSKPALSALRQRSDFTVMAKRIGKDLSNTFAKLEKLTILAKRKSLFDDKAVEIEELTYIIKQDINSLNKQIAQLQDLVRSRGAPGGRHIQTHSNTIVVSLQSKLASMSNDFKSVLEVRTENLKQQRSRREQFSQPPVSSSPLMANNFRSRKKGAQEPHAAREPRYDYQGNTTSNLKESSVLMQDESRSLGDVAIDMDSQTNPLQLQLIDEQDSYIQSRADTMQNIESTIVELGSIFQQLAHMVKEQEETIQRIDANVEDTQLNVEAAHTEILKYFQSVSSNRWLMIKIFLVLIVFFIIFVVFFA; encoded by the exons ATGACGTGCCGTGACCGGACCCTCGAGTTCCAGTCAGCCTGTAAATCTCTCCAGGGCAGACCG AATGGAGTGCAGCCCAGTAAACCAGCTCTCAGCGCCCTCAGGCAGCGCAGTGACTTCACGGTTATGGCCAA GAGAATTGGAAAAGACTTGAGCAATACATTTGCCAAACTCGAGAAGCTCACTATTT TGGCGAAAAGAAAATCTCTATTCGATGACAAGGCAGTGGAGATCGAGGAGCTAACGTACATCATTAAACAA GACATCAACAGTCTAAACAAACAGATAGCACAGCTGCAGGACTTGGTGAGGTCCCGCGGAGCTCCGGGTGGCCGACATATCCAAACCCACTCCAACACTATAGTGGTGTCATTACAG TCAAAACTGGCTTCAATGTCCAATGACTTCAAATCAGTCCTGGAGGTCAGAACAGAG AACCTGAAGCAGCAGCGCAGCAGGAGAGAGCAGTTCTCCCAGCCTCCtgtttcatcttctcctctAATGGCCAACAACTTCA ggAGCCGCAAAAAAGGGGCCCAGGAGCCGCATGCAGCTCGTGAGCCGCGCTATGACTACCAGGGCAATACAACCTCAAATTTAAAAG AGAGCTCGGTCCTGATGCAGGATGAGTCCAGAAGTCTGGGGGATGTAGCCATCGATATGGACTCTCAGACCAAtcccctgcagctccagcttaTTGATGAGCAG GACTCATACATCCAGAGCCGTGCAGACACCATGCAGAATATTGAGAGCACCATTGTGGAACTGGGCTCTATATTCCAGCAGCTGGCACATATGGTCAAAGAGCAAGAAGAGACCATCCAGAG GATCGACGCTAACGTGGAGGACACCCAGCTGAACGTTGAGGCCGCCCACACAGAGATCCTGAAATActttcagtctgtctcctcCAACCGCTGGCTGATGATCAAGATCTTTCTCGTCCTCATcgtcttcttcatcatctttgtcGTCTTCTTCGCTTAA
- the stx5a gene encoding syntaxin-5a isoform X3 yields the protein MTCRDRTLEFQSACKSLQGRPQNGVQPSKPALSALRQRSDFTVMAKRIGKDLSNTFAKLEKLTILAKRKSLFDDKAVEIEELTYIIKQDINSLNKQIAQLQDLVRSRGAPGGRHIQTHSNTIVVSLQSKLASMSNDFKSVLEVRTENLKQQRSRREQFSQPPVSSSPLMANNFKSSVLMQDESRSLGDVAIDMDSQTNPLQLQLIDEQDSYIQSRADTMQNIESTIVELGSIFQQLAHMVKEQEETIQRIDANVEDTQLNVEAAHTEILKYFQSVSSNRWLMIKIFLVLIVFFIIFVVFFA from the exons ATGACGTGCCGTGACCGGACCCTCGAGTTCCAGTCAGCCTGTAAATCTCTCCAGGGCAGACCG CAGAATGGAGTGCAGCCCAGTAAACCAGCTCTCAGCGCCCTCAGGCAGCGCAGTGACTTCACGGTTATGGCCAA GAGAATTGGAAAAGACTTGAGCAATACATTTGCCAAACTCGAGAAGCTCACTATTT TGGCGAAAAGAAAATCTCTATTCGATGACAAGGCAGTGGAGATCGAGGAGCTAACGTACATCATTAAACAA GACATCAACAGTCTAAACAAACAGATAGCACAGCTGCAGGACTTGGTGAGGTCCCGCGGAGCTCCGGGTGGCCGACATATCCAAACCCACTCCAACACTATAGTGGTGTCATTACAG TCAAAACTGGCTTCAATGTCCAATGACTTCAAATCAGTCCTGGAGGTCAGAACAGAG AACCTGAAGCAGCAGCGCAGCAGGAGAGAGCAGTTCTCCCAGCCTCCtgtttcatcttctcctctAATGGCCAACAACTTCA AGAGCTCGGTCCTGATGCAGGATGAGTCCAGAAGTCTGGGGGATGTAGCCATCGATATGGACTCTCAGACCAAtcccctgcagctccagcttaTTGATGAGCAG GACTCATACATCCAGAGCCGTGCAGACACCATGCAGAATATTGAGAGCACCATTGTGGAACTGGGCTCTATATTCCAGCAGCTGGCACATATGGTCAAAGAGCAAGAAGAGACCATCCAGAG GATCGACGCTAACGTGGAGGACACCCAGCTGAACGTTGAGGCCGCCCACACAGAGATCCTGAAATActttcagtctgtctcctcCAACCGCTGGCTGATGATCAAGATCTTTCTCGTCCTCATcgtcttcttcatcatctttgtcGTCTTCTTCGCTTAA
- the stx5a gene encoding syntaxin-5a isoform X4 gives MTCRDRTLEFQSACKSLQGRPNGVQPSKPALSALRQRSDFTVMAKRIGKDLSNTFAKLEKLTILAKRKSLFDDKAVEIEELTYIIKQDINSLNKQIAQLQDLVRSRGAPGGRHIQTHSNTIVVSLQSKLASMSNDFKSVLEVRTENLKQQRSRREQFSQPPVSSSPLMANNFKSSVLMQDESRSLGDVAIDMDSQTNPLQLQLIDEQDSYIQSRADTMQNIESTIVELGSIFQQLAHMVKEQEETIQRIDANVEDTQLNVEAAHTEILKYFQSVSSNRWLMIKIFLVLIVFFIIFVVFFA, from the exons ATGACGTGCCGTGACCGGACCCTCGAGTTCCAGTCAGCCTGTAAATCTCTCCAGGGCAGACCG AATGGAGTGCAGCCCAGTAAACCAGCTCTCAGCGCCCTCAGGCAGCGCAGTGACTTCACGGTTATGGCCAA GAGAATTGGAAAAGACTTGAGCAATACATTTGCCAAACTCGAGAAGCTCACTATTT TGGCGAAAAGAAAATCTCTATTCGATGACAAGGCAGTGGAGATCGAGGAGCTAACGTACATCATTAAACAA GACATCAACAGTCTAAACAAACAGATAGCACAGCTGCAGGACTTGGTGAGGTCCCGCGGAGCTCCGGGTGGCCGACATATCCAAACCCACTCCAACACTATAGTGGTGTCATTACAG TCAAAACTGGCTTCAATGTCCAATGACTTCAAATCAGTCCTGGAGGTCAGAACAGAG AACCTGAAGCAGCAGCGCAGCAGGAGAGAGCAGTTCTCCCAGCCTCCtgtttcatcttctcctctAATGGCCAACAACTTCA AGAGCTCGGTCCTGATGCAGGATGAGTCCAGAAGTCTGGGGGATGTAGCCATCGATATGGACTCTCAGACCAAtcccctgcagctccagcttaTTGATGAGCAG GACTCATACATCCAGAGCCGTGCAGACACCATGCAGAATATTGAGAGCACCATTGTGGAACTGGGCTCTATATTCCAGCAGCTGGCACATATGGTCAAAGAGCAAGAAGAGACCATCCAGAG GATCGACGCTAACGTGGAGGACACCCAGCTGAACGTTGAGGCCGCCCACACAGAGATCCTGAAATActttcagtctgtctcctcCAACCGCTGGCTGATGATCAAGATCTTTCTCGTCCTCATcgtcttcttcatcatctttgtcGTCTTCTTCGCTTAA
- the stx5a gene encoding syntaxin-5a isoform X1, protein MTCRDRTLEFQSACKSLQGRPQNGVQPSKPALSALRQRSDFTVMAKRIGKDLSNTFAKLEKLTILAKRKSLFDDKAVEIEELTYIIKQDINSLNKQIAQLQDLVRSRGAPGGRHIQTHSNTIVVSLQSKLASMSNDFKSVLEVRTENLKQQRSRREQFSQPPVSSSPLMANNFRSRKKGAQEPHAAREPRYDYQGNTTSNLKESSVLMQDESRSLGDVAIDMDSQTNPLQLQLIDEQDSYIQSRADTMQNIESTIVELGSIFQQLAHMVKEQEETIQRIDANVEDTQLNVEAAHTEILKYFQSVSSNRWLMIKIFLVLIVFFIIFVVFFA, encoded by the exons ATGACGTGCCGTGACCGGACCCTCGAGTTCCAGTCAGCCTGTAAATCTCTCCAGGGCAGACCG CAGAATGGAGTGCAGCCCAGTAAACCAGCTCTCAGCGCCCTCAGGCAGCGCAGTGACTTCACGGTTATGGCCAA GAGAATTGGAAAAGACTTGAGCAATACATTTGCCAAACTCGAGAAGCTCACTATTT TGGCGAAAAGAAAATCTCTATTCGATGACAAGGCAGTGGAGATCGAGGAGCTAACGTACATCATTAAACAA GACATCAACAGTCTAAACAAACAGATAGCACAGCTGCAGGACTTGGTGAGGTCCCGCGGAGCTCCGGGTGGCCGACATATCCAAACCCACTCCAACACTATAGTGGTGTCATTACAG TCAAAACTGGCTTCAATGTCCAATGACTTCAAATCAGTCCTGGAGGTCAGAACAGAG AACCTGAAGCAGCAGCGCAGCAGGAGAGAGCAGTTCTCCCAGCCTCCtgtttcatcttctcctctAATGGCCAACAACTTCA ggAGCCGCAAAAAAGGGGCCCAGGAGCCGCATGCAGCTCGTGAGCCGCGCTATGACTACCAGGGCAATACAACCTCAAATTTAAAAG AGAGCTCGGTCCTGATGCAGGATGAGTCCAGAAGTCTGGGGGATGTAGCCATCGATATGGACTCTCAGACCAAtcccctgcagctccagcttaTTGATGAGCAG GACTCATACATCCAGAGCCGTGCAGACACCATGCAGAATATTGAGAGCACCATTGTGGAACTGGGCTCTATATTCCAGCAGCTGGCACATATGGTCAAAGAGCAAGAAGAGACCATCCAGAG GATCGACGCTAACGTGGAGGACACCCAGCTGAACGTTGAGGCCGCCCACACAGAGATCCTGAAATActttcagtctgtctcctcCAACCGCTGGCTGATGATCAAGATCTTTCTCGTCCTCATcgtcttcttcatcatctttgtcGTCTTCTTCGCTTAA